The DNA window atgggctgcagggaggagtgtgtgtgggggggcattaTGGGCAAAAGAGGATTTAAAGATCCAAGATTCGAAAGGAAACGCCATGTCACTgggaaatgaaaaggaaaaataaatcagtggagagaaaaaaaacctctTCAATTCATTATTGGAAAAGAACTCTGGAGGGAAAAGGATTGGGAGGGGAGATTATTAACCGGGcacaattaaataataaaaaaaaaaagcactcacGATACACAGTGTTCATACTCGGGAGCTGGGAGCGTAAGGCAACAATTTCCATAGAAAAAAAGGACCTTCCAAAGGAGTTTATATAGAGAGATATTTATAGATATTTATAGATTTTAAATATAAAGTAGGAATGTGCCGCAGAGCGCTGGGTGGGCTGTCTGTggagtgctgccccctgctgtgtCAAAGCTTCACAAGCACGGGGGGGAGGCCGTGAGAAAGTTTCGCTGGCATCCTTGTGCCGTTTACACACGGCCCTGCTTGTTCAGTCCCCCCAGCCTGCGGCGCAGCGAGGAGGGGCTGCCGCTCGCACCCATGTCAGCATTTTCCTTTGGAAATAAGAGCTTCTCCTTCGTCCCGGCCCGTGCGATCAACGTCCGGCTCTGACGCGCTCTGCGGAGGAAGGAGCTGGATTCCCAAGGATTGTGCTGGAAGGTGGATGGCTTCCAAGGAAGGAAGCTCAGCAACGACTCCTCTCCCCGCGCGGACACCTCTGGGAGGGTATCAAAGCCAGGAGCGCGACTACGGCTGCGGAttcccaggctggctggctgcccaaCCCCTACGCCGTACCCTTGCCGGGGACTGTCCATGACAGTGCGGGGCTTAGCCAGTGCTTAGAGGGCCAGCTGGCGGCCCCCGTCTGGCTGCCGCTAATCCTACAAGTTCTTGGTGACCAGGTGGGTTTTATAGTGCTTCGTCAGGTGGTCACTTCTCATGAAGCGCTTTTGGCACTGCGCACACTCAAAACGCTTATCACCTGCCAGGGAAACAAGAGCAACGTTCAATGCGCCAGAGGCCGGCGCTCGCTGCTGCAGCCAAGCCCCCAAGACTCGATCGCTCCAGCGCAGAAGGGCGTGCGTTGCAGCCTCATGCCGGGAAGGTGGAACGCACCGATGCATGGTCCCCTTCCCGCCCAGCTCCCCGTGTGCACAGCTAAAACCCTGTCCCTCGCCCTGCAGGGAGATGACAGATCCGTGCCAAGCTGCGGTTGGGGTGACGCGAAGGCAGCAGAGACCCCAGCGGGCAAGGCGGCGGCATGCTCTGGGGTTACTGGCGAagcagaagcaggggagggggggagacagTCCCACGAGACCAGCTCCGAGACGCGGCAGGGCTCTCCTCCCGACTACATGCAAAACATCCTGGCAGGACACgggagatggggagcaggggcggcgggcaacagacctGTGTGCGTCCGGGCGTGCCGCTGCAGCTCGTCGCTGCGTGTGAACCTCTTCCCGCAGAAGACCCAGTTGCAGACAAACGGGCGCTCGCCCGTGTGCAGGCGGACGTGGGCCCGCAGCAGCGAGGTCTTGCGGAAAGTCTTGCCGCACTCAGGGATGTGGCAGATGTGCTTCTTCTTCCCCTGATCCCCTGACCTGGAGGGACAGGAAACCATCACAACCGTTACTCTTGCTGCCGTGGGGGTGGGCGAAGACGGCTGGCACCGTGTGTCTCCCCGACCCATCGCCCGCTCACCTTTTCTCCCCGTCCTTGCAGTTGGGGCAGGTGCACGCCATGCGTCGCCTCTTCTCCCCAGGCTGGATCTCCCCGGACAGCGCCTGCTCCATCTGCAGCTGGATCTGGGTGGGGCTCAGGCCGCTGATGGTCAGGTTGTTGCCAGAGACGTTTTGGACCGTCAGCTGCTGCTGGCCTGCGGATGAGAAGCCGAGGGAGAAGGGTATTAAGGCTGCTGCTCAGCGTCCCCCTTGGGGACCCCCGACTCCAAGGGGGGGATGCAGCCCTCTCGCTGATGGTGTTGTACACCCCTCTTTTCCCATACTCCTCACGCAGGTAACGCTCCAGCTGCCTAAGCAGATCAAATCCTTACAAGGGAGGCCTGGCAAAGGGAAACGAACCGGCTCCAATAATGTGACCAGTCCCTACTCAGcacttcctttctcctctgtgccaccCCAGCATGCGGTGTCCCAAAGGCCCTGGATCCCCGCCCCCCGTGGTGCTGGCCCTTTAAAGGGGAGGCAAGTCCCTTTTTTCTGAATATACTGTGCGgtttttcaaagttttcagttTAACCCTTTGGGGTGGGGAACGATCGGAACAGGAAACGAAAAAGAAACTTTGAAAAAACGTGCaatatatttacaaaaaaaacGGGACTTACCTGGCACCCTGAGGAGCCAGCTCCAAGCTCTGGCTTCAGGGAGGCAGGAGCCTGGGCCGCGCCAGGGGCTGGAAAGAAGAAAACTGCTGTCAATGTCAGTGAGTGGAATTGATCCTCCCAGGGCCCCTGGATGACGGAAATCCAAcatccttcagtgctgctgaaaaaGGTCAGCTCAGCACCTCTTCAGACCGAAGCCAGTGGGCCCTGCGGAGCCTGAGCTGGATCTGAACTTGCAACCCTTGAGGTGGAAGGTCCCATTATCATCTCAGGACTAGCCTCTTCAGCCATCTACCCTACGTTGGAAGCTGGTAATTTACTGTGAAACCACTACACCATGATGGATGACGCTGACGGGGGTGAATATCTGCCAGTGCCGATTCGTTTATTTGCTGGGTTTGGGACAGATGTGTGTGCAAGCCACGAATCATGGCAACTCACTTAGCAACTGTTCCGTATTTTACACTGCTTTGGTTTAGCCAAATGAGGAAGAACAGCTTCCAACTTAAAAAACCGGCTGGGAATCTTCCCAGTTCCTGCTGAGGAAGAAGCCCTCTGGCGTGTCTTTCTGGATCCGAAAGCAGACTGCCTTTCTCCAGACAGAAATTCCTCTCCTGATGTTCCCTGCAGCAAAAGCCTCCCATCTGATCTCTGGAATGCAAAAACCTGCCACTGAGAGCAATGGGTCAATCTACCACATTGGGTGGGGGCAGATGTAGGCAATGATTCTCCGTAGCCAGCTAGGAAAGGAAGCGTCTATGTCTGCCATGCCACCTTGGAACaggaggagtggaatgcagcgCAGTATTTGCAACTTCTCTGTTGCCAAAGAGATCTGGGGACTTggctacactacctgccggatagcgatcgatccagcaggaatcaatttatcgcgtctagtctagatgcgataaatcgatccccaggcactctcccgtcgactcctgtactccaccgccgcaagaggcgcaggcggagtcgacgggggagtggcagcagtcgactcaccgcggtaAGTtgaagtacatcgacttcagctacgttattcacatagctgaagttgcgtaacttagatcgatctcccccccacagtgtagaccaggcctacgaCTCATCATTACCTCCAGCCTGCACAAATGCAAGATGGCAGTTGTGCTTTTGATATTTTCTCTGGCACAGTAGGCAAGCCACTTGCCCTAAGAAGGGGACACAGGGCTGTGTCCAGAACTGAACAGCAAGGGCATTATGAAAATAGATATTTTCCAGCAGGAGCTGCCATGGCTCAGGACGCACAGCCACTCAGAATTCATTGGATTTCTTTCTAATCACTAGTCCGGGACCAGCACTTGGAAAATTTTAGAGATCCTGAAAGCGTCTGTAGTGGTCTGACTACTGGAAGCACCTTCACAATAGCCTTCCCCATGTGACTGTGGCAGGGAATAACTCACCACCTGCTAGAggagcggttctcaaactgtgggtcaggaccccaaagtgggtcgcaaccccattttaatgaggtCACCAGCGTCATCGTTAGACTGGCTGGGGCCCAGGACTTCAGCTTAAGGCTGAGTTCCAACCCCACCCAGGATGGCGGGTCTTGGTCTCCATCCCCCTACTTCCcccggggtcatgtagtaattttgttgtcagaaggggctgcaatgcaatgaagtttgagaaccccatgtGCCAGAGATAAGAGATAAAGGCTTTACTCTGCTTGGAAGCTGGGATTCCAAACTTTTGGGTGGTATCAGTCACTGGGTTCCAGCACtaatggttttgttttaaatagctGCTGCTTAAATAACAGGGAGTTGAAAGGCAAAAGAATCAAGGAAATCGGATGGAGGGATGGTTTCACCTGATAGGGATAGACTAGGACGAAGCAGGAATTCCAGCTCTCCAAACCATCTGCCTCTAGTCTCAGGGTGGTCTGGTAAGTGGGTGACCTTAAAACTCACTGGTCCCTACATCTACCAGGACTTTTGGGAGATTGGTTCAGGACTTAACAGAGCAAGTCTTAGCCCTCAGACAGGCGTGACTATCAATCCCTGCATTCATTAATTAACGTTGTAGCTCAGAGAGGCTGTGAACCCcgttagaatcatagactttaaggtcagaagggaccattatgatcgtctagtctgacctcctgcacaatgcaggccaaagaatctcacccacccactcctgtaataaatccctaacctatgtctgagctactgaattcctcaaattgtggtttaaagacttcagggtgcagagaatcctccagcaagtgacccgtgccccacgctgcagaggaaggcgaaaacccccagggcctctgccaatctgccctggaggaaaattccttcccgaccctaaatatggcgatcagctaaaccctgagcacgtgggcaagactcaccagccagcacccaggaaagaattctctgtagtaactcagatcccatcccatctaacatcccatcacaggccattgggcatatttacctctaatagtcaaagatcaattaattgccaaaattaggctattccatcataccgtcccctccataaatttatcaagcttagttttggcgccagatatgtcttttgttgccactactccccttggaaggctgttccagaacttcactcctctgatggatagaaacctttgtctaatttcaagtctaaacttcctgatggccagtttatatccatttgttcttgtgtccacactggtactgagcttaaataattcctctccctcccttgtatttatccctttgatatatttatagagagcaatcatatctcccctcagccttcttttcattaggctaaacaagccaagctctttgagtctcctttcataaaataggttttccattcctcagatcatccaaaagtggcccttctctgtacctgttccagtttgaattcatccttcttaaacatgggagaccagaactgcacacagtattccagatggtgtctcaccagtgccttgtataatggtgctaacacctccttatcgctactggaaatacctcgcctgatgcatcccaagactgcatttgccttttttaaacagccatatcacattggcggctcagagtcatcctgtgatcaaccaatactccgaggtccttctcctcctctgttacttccaagtgatgcgtccccagctggagctcagcaCAGCTGATCTAACAGGCAATGCTTTCCCAGGAAGGGCCTGGAGAGGCCCCCCTAGGGCTGCAGAGATGCTATGTGGGATCTTTTGGGACGAAAGGGGCTATAGAATTGTAGGGCAGTTAACACCCTGCAATACTCTGTCACGGGCACCAGGGCTTGGCTTAAGAGGGGGGATCCAACTGAAATCTACGCTGCCAGCTAGGAAGTTCCTGGCCTCCAGAACATtaaggctttgggagctcagatATTTCCTTCTCCCCCTAGCCCGCGTCAGATCCCTAGCACCAGTGTGTAACAATGCATATCCCACCTCCGGTGTTGGTGATGGTGACAGGTACTCCTTGGACTTGGACACCGTTAATGTTGATGGTCTGCATCGCCTGGGCCGCAGCTGCCAGCTGAGCCGCGTTCAAGCTGATAATGCCTCCGGCAGGGGCAATCTTTGGCAGGGTGCGTTCTTTGCGTGCGGCTGGCTTTTTGCAGCTTCCTCCTGCTTGGGAGCTGCGGGACGCGGGGCTGCTGCACGAGGTGGGAGAAGGGGCCACCGTCACAGCCGGGGCTTCCTGAAGCAGCACGGTCTGCAGCTCCCCTGAAGGTGTTTTGAAGTAGACCTGAAGGAAGAAGGAAACGGGAAAGGAATCAGACCAGCCGTCGCTTAGCAAGAGCACAAATACGGCGCGGTGTGACCCAAAGGATCGGAATGATGGGCTTCAGGTCCAGGACACCCAAGGCCGTAGTAAGTCCACAATTCACGAGGAattaaatgtaattaacacaCTACGACCAGCCTGCTAGAGGAGTTTTCTGTGCCTTCCCAGCATTGGGACGGCCCTGGATCTCTCCACCTAGTCGTGATCAGTCAAGAATCAGGAGCAGGCTATGTAAAAATAAGGCAAGTCCTGCAAGGATCCATCACAAGAAAAGCTTCTGACACACAGGAAGGTGGCTGCTTGCCACACACCAGTGACATCAACCCCTCTCTGTACAACAGACTTAAATAAGCCTTCCACCTCCCTCGCGAGACAGCAAACCACCGTGCTTGCATAACATGGAAATCTGGGCTTGCAAGGCGCAGCTTGAAAGGAGAAGTTGCCCAGGCATTTCTAAACACGAACCTTGCCTGCAACGAGATTCCTGTCTCCTGCAGTACCCCCAGGCCACTCTGCCTTTCCTTATGCACCACACGCTGCGTCAGGGATCCCTGGTGGATCTCCCAGATACAAATACCCACCAGAAAGGGGCAAGGACCTGGTACCTGCGTAGGAGTTGGCTCAGCTGCCTGGATCTGAAAGTTCTGAGAGGACTTCTGGGGGACGGTAGGGAGCGTGGCAGAGGCCGCCTGGACCACTCTCAGGGCCTGCTGGGGAATCTGTACCACCTGCTGCTCTT is part of the Mauremys reevesii isolate NIE-2019 linkage group 27, ASM1616193v1, whole genome shotgun sequence genome and encodes:
- the SP2 gene encoding transcription factor Sp2; amino-acid sequence: MAATAAVSPSEYLQPAASTAQDSQPSPLALLAATCSKIGPPAVEAAVTPPAPPQPTPRKLVPIKPAPVPLGSSKNSFGILSSKGNLFQIQGSQLGTSYPGGQLVFAIQNPTMINKGARSSTNIQYQTVPQIQAAGGQTIQVQQNLANQIQIIPGTNQAIITPSSSTHKPVPIKPAPAHKAGASSVQSASNVVKLSGGSNVTLTLPVNNLVNAAESGAQAQIIAESPSKPCKKTRKKAMSPAQTTTMAVAEQVETVLIETTADNIIQAGNNLLIVQSPGSGQPAVVQQVQVVQPKQEQQVVQIPQQALRVVQAASATLPTVPQKSSQNFQIQAAEPTPTQVYFKTPSGELQTVLLQEAPAVTVAPSPTSCSSPASRSSQAGGSCKKPAARKERTLPKIAPAGGIISLNAAQLAAAAQAMQTININGVQVQGVPVTITNTGGQQQLTVQNVSGNNLTISGLSPTQIQLQMEQALSGEIQPGEKRRRMACTCPNCKDGEKRSGDQGKKKHICHIPECGKTFRKTSLLRAHVRLHTGERPFVCNWVFCGKRFTRSDELQRHARTHTGDKRFECAQCQKRFMRSDHLTKHYKTHLVTKNL